A portion of the Bactrocera neohumeralis isolate Rockhampton chromosome 2, APGP_CSIRO_Bneo_wtdbg2-racon-allhic-juicebox.fasta_v2, whole genome shotgun sequence genome contains these proteins:
- the LOC126762255 gene encoding LOW QUALITY PROTEIN: neurochondrin homolog (The sequence of the model RefSeq protein was modified relative to this genomic sequence to represent the inferred CDS: inserted 1 base in 1 codon), whose amino-acid sequence MADVPEAIKKCAAMLKGTKSETEKFAALFMVTKLVKGKDCTTAAKKLLFEAIGFGFLKKLLNGKNLPDDCPPLVYKSVALSILTCFCQEEELATHKDMIEAIPTLLEIVETADDDDYEDNLIVVSESYSCLKSIATYEPGQQALLSIGAIPKMSQIYSAQSFQTDEALHLIVLLVNKFGTASWSDDPKPFHALVQRIALDMETENSERKYELCNILSSILITCRRDVIVNSLEGEIWPESIFKAIGDILKAKIGPKQREPALHLIATTLQVLGIQWAFMDDQKTVFLAVLQLAAIEVRMQMDEKKLETTFKRADLITCCFVILELCIEHMANDQIDLEPKEKQTTYTALKGAFNQVLAVLTRVSQDKIKDNGSPHDKAFICAIVRILSAWLAQETTAMRPAVYKILPFMFKVGNESFHDLKAWRNGSREGEQPVDVLRVMLPALCHLALEDDARKILFTTKQDEILLEQIEFYFTIAHYKRPPIPRAERLKRMNEPDPVPTPKQLEEMKDARAAIVSLCNILMNLTVLEPKLAEDSPLFANVLKFVVENLPELKDTPDNLVMHGHLAVLGLLLLKQQSKRVKQNDFSFCRYIQATIRFLWDAYNIDESNDPTALVVSIAYKEHWMEISELWFLGMQTISGXLALVPWLSEFAIESGWAEGIVQTLKKVKIGTLPPNVKSAYEDFLSQLVEVNSSVVAVLKKADALRVCRNHRMMDLGKKLFGD is encoded by the exons ATGGCTGACGTACCGGAAGCTATTAAGAAATGCGCCGCCATGTTGAAGGGCACCAAAAGTGAGACGGAGAAATTTGCAGCGCTCTTCATGGTAACGAAACTGGTGAAGGGTAAGGACTGCACGACGGCTGCCAAAAAATTACTCTTCGAAGCAATCGGCTTCGGTTTTCTCAAGAAGTTACTAAATGGTAAAAATCTACCCGATGATTGCCCACCACTCGTCTACAAAAGTGTTGCGCTCTCGATACTCACCTGCTTCTGCCAGGAGGAGGAGCTGGCCACACACAAGGACATGATCGAAGCCATACCCACCTTGTTGGAGATCGTCGAAACCGCAGACGATGACGATTACGAGGATAATTTAATTGTCGTCAGCGAATCGTACAGTTGCTTGAAAAGCATCGCCACCTACGAGCCGGGTCAACAAGCACTGCTTAGCATTGGTGCCATACCGAAGATGTCTCAAATCTACTCGGCACAAAGTTTCCAAACCGACGAAGCTTTACATCTGATCGTTTTGTTAGTCAACAAATTCGGCACAGCGTCCTGGTCTGATGATCCGAAACCTTTCCATGCGCTTGTACAGCGTATAGCATTGGATATGGAGACGGAGAATAGCGAACGTAAATACGAGCTGTGCAACATACTCTCATCCATACTGATCACTTGTCGTCGGGATGTGATCGTAAACTCGCTGGAAGGCGAAATTTGGCCAGAGAGCATTTTCAAGGCCATTGGCGATATTTTGAAGGCGAAAATTGGTCCCAAACAACGTGAACCCGCTTTACACTTGATTGCGACCACCTTGCAGGTGCTTGGTATCCAGTGGGCGTTCATGGATGATCAAAAGACAGTGTTTCTTGCAGTACTTCAACTGGCTGCAATTGAAGTGCGCATGCAAATGGACGAGAAAAAACTGGAGACCACTTTCAAACGCGCTGATCTCATCACTTGTTGCTTCGTCATATTGGAACTCTGCATCGAGCATATGGCTAACGATCAGATCGATTTGGAACCCAAAGAAAAGCAAACCACCTACACCGCGCTGAAGGGCGCCTTCAATCAGGTATTAGCTGTGTTGACACGCGTCTCACAAGACAAAATCAAAGATAACGGCAGTCCACACGACAAAGCTTTCATCTGCGCCATTGTACGCATACTCTCCGCTTGGTTGGCACAAGAAACGACTGCCATGCGTCCGGCCGTCTACAAAATTTTACCCTTCATGTTCAAGGTAGGCAACGAGTCATTCCATGACCTTAAGGCTTGGCGCAATGGCTCACGCGAAGGTGAGCAACCGGTTGATGTGCTGCGCGTCATGCTGCCAGCGCTATGTCACTTGGCTTTGGAGGATGATGCACGCAAAATCTTATTCACCACCAAACAAGATGAAATACTGCTCGAACAAATCGAATTCTACTTTACCATTGCGCATTACAAGCGTCCACCAATACCACGTGCCGAGCGTCTAAAGCGCATGAACGAACCCGATCCGGTGCCCACACCCAAACAGCTGGAAGAAATGAAGGATGCACGCGCTGCCATAGTCTCACTGTGCAACATCTTAATGAACTTGACTGTGTTGGAGCCAAAATTGGCCGAAGACTCACCGCTCTTCGCTAACGTACTCAAGTTTGTGGTGGAAAATCTGCCCGAACTTAAAGACACACCCGATAATCTGGTTATGCACGGACATCTGGCCGTACTCGGCTTACTGCTGCTCAAGCAACAGTCCAAACGCGTCAAGCAAAATGATTTCTCCTTCTGCCGCTACATACAGGCCACCATACGTTTCCTATGGGATGCCTACAACATCGACGAGTCCAACGATCCCACCGCTTTGGTCGTCTCCATTGCTTACAAAGAACATTGGATGGAAATTTCCGAACTATGGTTCCTTGGCATGCAAACTATAAGCG GTTTGGCTTTGGTGCCTTGGCTGTCAGAGTTCGCCATCGAATCCGGTTGGGCTGAGGGCATTGTGCAGACATTGAAAAAGGTCAAAATCGGCACGTTGCCACCCAATGTCAAGTCCGCCTATGAGGACTTCCTTTCGCAATTGGTCGAGGTGAACTCATCCGTGGTGGCGGTGCTGAAGAAGGCCGACGCATTGCGTGTCTGTCGCAATCACCGCATGATGGACTTGGGCAAGAAACTTTTCGGCGATTAg